In Acidovorax sp. GBBC 1281, a single window of DNA contains:
- a CDS encoding lysophospholipid acyltransferase family protein — MTGRMNVWLMGVLARLPLPVLRGLGWSIGQVLYRLAAPRRKVALRNLELCFPDASPAQRRAWARETFVRFCQTWLDRSWLWMAPRAVVEKRLTIHGALHELDGDAPTIIFAPHFLGMDAAGTALTLQTDRAFTSIFTPHPDPAVDAWLFAGRQRFGNVRMLNRGDGVKPILSGLRKGGLLYLLPDMDFGPSESVFVPFYGVRAATIPSLSRFARLGRAKVVPLVGRLTPTGYSAEMMPAWENFPTEDAEADTARMNRELQQWIDTMPGQYYWVHKRFKSRPDGEPSVYQK; from the coding sequence ATGACGGGCCGCATGAACGTGTGGCTGATGGGCGTGCTGGCCCGCCTGCCGCTGCCGGTGCTGCGCGGCCTGGGCTGGTCGATCGGCCAGGTGCTGTATCGGCTGGCCGCGCCGCGCCGCAAGGTGGCGCTGCGCAATCTGGAGCTGTGCTTTCCCGATGCGTCCCCCGCCCAGCGGCGTGCCTGGGCCCGCGAGACCTTCGTGCGCTTTTGCCAGACCTGGCTGGACCGCAGCTGGCTGTGGATGGCGCCGCGCGCGGTGGTCGAAAAGCGGCTCACCATCCACGGAGCGCTGCACGAGCTGGACGGCGACGCGCCCACCATCATCTTCGCGCCGCATTTCCTCGGCATGGATGCGGCGGGCACGGCGCTCACCCTGCAGACCGACCGGGCCTTCACCTCGATCTTCACGCCGCACCCGGACCCGGCCGTGGACGCCTGGCTGTTCGCGGGCCGCCAGCGCTTCGGCAACGTGCGCATGCTCAACCGGGGCGACGGCGTCAAGCCCATCCTGAGCGGGCTGCGCAAGGGCGGGCTGCTGTATTTGCTGCCCGACATGGACTTCGGCCCGAGCGAGTCGGTCTTCGTGCCGTTCTACGGCGTGCGCGCGGCGACGATCCCCTCGCTGTCGCGCTTCGCCCGCCTGGGCCGCGCCAAGGTCGTGCCGCTGGTGGGGCGCCTGACCCCCACCGGCTACAGCGCCGAGATGATGCCGGCCTGGGAGAACTTCCCGACCGAGGATGCCGAAGCCGACACGGCCCGCATGAACCGCGAGCTGCAGCAGTGGATCGACACCATGCCGGGCCAGTACTACTGGGTGCACAAGCGCTTCAAGTCGCGCCCGGACGGCGAGCCTTCGGTGTACCAAAAATAA
- the metK gene encoding methionine adenosyltransferase: protein MANDFLFTSESVSEGHPDKVADQISDAILDAIFKQDPRSRVAAETLTNTGLVVLAGEITTNAHVDYIQIARDTIKRIGYDNTDYGIDYKGCAVLVAYDKQSNDIAQGVDQASDDHLNTGAGDQGLMFGYACDETPELMPAPIYYAHRLVERQAQLRKDGRLPFLRPDAKSQVTMRYVDGKPHSIDTVVLSTQHHPDQSETSTKMKASFTEAIIEEIIKPVLPSEWLQDTKYLINPTGRFVIGGPQGDCGLTGRKIIVDTYGGACPHGGGAFSGKDPTKVDRSAAYAARYVAKNIVAAGLARQCQIQVAYAIGVARPMNVTVYTEGTGVIPDDQIAKLVQEHFDLRPKGIIQMLDLLRPIYEKTAAYGHFGREEPEFTWEKTDKAAALRAAAGL from the coding sequence ATGGCGAACGATTTCCTTTTCACCTCCGAATCCGTCTCGGAAGGCCACCCCGACAAGGTCGCCGACCAGATTTCCGACGCGATTCTCGACGCGATCTTCAAGCAGGACCCCCGCAGCCGCGTGGCGGCCGAGACCCTCACCAACACCGGGCTCGTGGTGCTGGCGGGCGAGATCACCACCAACGCGCATGTGGACTACATCCAGATCGCGCGCGACACCATCAAGCGCATCGGCTACGACAACACCGACTACGGCATCGATTACAAGGGCTGTGCGGTGCTGGTGGCCTACGACAAGCAGAGCAACGACATCGCCCAGGGCGTGGACCAGGCGAGCGACGACCACCTGAACACCGGCGCCGGCGACCAGGGCCTGATGTTCGGCTACGCCTGCGACGAGACGCCCGAGCTGATGCCCGCGCCCATCTACTACGCCCACCGCCTGGTCGAGCGCCAGGCCCAGCTGCGCAAGGACGGGCGCCTGCCCTTCCTGCGGCCCGACGCCAAGAGCCAGGTCACGATGCGCTACGTGGACGGCAAGCCCCACAGCATCGACACCGTGGTGCTCTCCACCCAGCACCACCCCGACCAGAGCGAGACCTCCACCAAGATGAAGGCCAGCTTCACCGAAGCCATCATCGAGGAGATCATCAAGCCCGTCCTGCCCAGCGAGTGGCTTCAGGACACCAAGTACCTGATCAACCCCACCGGCCGCTTCGTCATCGGCGGCCCGCAAGGCGATTGCGGCCTGACCGGCCGCAAGATCATCGTGGATACCTACGGCGGCGCCTGCCCCCACGGCGGCGGCGCGTTCAGCGGCAAGGACCCGACGAAGGTGGACCGCTCGGCCGCCTACGCCGCGCGCTACGTGGCCAAGAACATCGTCGCCGCAGGCCTGGCGCGCCAGTGCCAGATCCAGGTGGCCTACGCCATCGGCGTGGCCCGCCCCATGAACGTGACGGTGTACACCGAAGGCACGGGCGTGATCCCGGACGACCAGATCGCCAAGCTGGTGCAGGAGCACTTCGACCTGCGCCCCAAGGGCATCATCCAGATGCTGGACCTGCTGCGCCCCATCTACGAAAAAACCGCCGCCTACGGCCACTTCGGCCGCGAAGAGCCCGAGTTCACCTGGGAGAAGACGGACAAAGCAGCGGCACTGCGTGCCGCTGCCGGGCTGTAA
- a CDS encoding cysteine hydrolase translates to MTRSMNRSMTTQLLMIDPQNDFCDLPTDWQPAHPLTGQPIAPALPVPGTHADMQRLAAFIRRHGPALEAITVTLDSHQRYDVAHPPFWHQGDGGEVAPFTTITAAQVRAGEVAPFTTITAAQVRAGAFAPRDAAALPRVLAYLDALESQGRYTLMVWPVHCEIGSWGHGVHADVLAACGAWQAQRQRAVHPVFKGTNPWTEHYSAIEAEVPNADDPSTLINTRLLHALGTADRLVIAGEAGSHCVRATTEHIVQHLPRLQPGWRADRLVLLTDCMAPVAGFGAQQQDFLDALQAQGAQLARSDEIRL, encoded by the coding sequence ATGACCCGATCCATGAACCGCTCCATGACGACCCAGTTGCTGATGATCGACCCCCAGAACGATTTCTGCGACCTGCCCACCGATTGGCAGCCGGCGCACCCGCTCACCGGCCAGCCCATCGCCCCCGCCTTGCCCGTGCCCGGCACCCATGCCGACATGCAGCGCCTGGCCGCCTTCATCCGGCGCCATGGCCCGGCGCTGGAGGCGATCACCGTCACGCTCGACTCGCACCAGCGCTACGACGTGGCGCACCCCCCGTTCTGGCACCAGGGCGACGGCGGCGAGGTCGCCCCGTTCACGACCATCACCGCGGCGCAGGTGCGCGCCGGCGAGGTCGCCCCGTTCACGACCATCACCGCGGCGCAGGTGCGCGCCGGCGCGTTCGCCCCGCGCGATGCCGCGGCCCTGCCCCGCGTGCTGGCCTACCTGGACGCGCTGGAGTCTCAAGGGCGCTACACGCTGATGGTGTGGCCCGTGCACTGTGAGATCGGCAGCTGGGGTCACGGCGTGCATGCCGACGTGCTGGCCGCCTGCGGCGCGTGGCAGGCACAGCGCCAGCGCGCGGTGCACCCCGTGTTCAAGGGCACCAACCCCTGGACCGAGCACTACAGCGCCATCGAGGCCGAGGTGCCCAATGCCGACGACCCCTCCACGTTGATCAACACCCGGCTGCTCCACGCGCTGGGGACGGCGGACCGCCTCGTCATTGCGGGCGAGGCCGGCAGCCACTGCGTGCGCGCCACCACCGAGCACATCGTGCAGCACCTGCCCCGGCTGCAGCCGGGCTGGCGGGCCGACCGCCTCGTGCTGCTGACCGACTGCATGGCGCCCGTGGCCGGTTTCGGGGCGCAGCAGCAGGACTTTCTGGACGCCCTGCAGGCCCAGGGAGCGCAACTGGCGCGCAGCGATGAAATCCGCCTCTAG
- a CDS encoding bifunctional nicotinamide-nucleotide adenylyltransferase/Nudix hydroxylase codes for MYDTAIYIGRFEPVHNGHLALLQCALDSAKNVIVVMGSAWQARSPKNPFTWAEREAMLRNALPEADRARLTVLPVRDHYNEALWVAAVLRAVSTHVLPDARIGLVGHFKDATSSYLDAFPGWSLIPMDRQGTIDATAIRDAYFGAAPQGVLTALGPLADQMPASTLEFLDVFARQPHYAALQEEWRVLRSYRESWAQAPYPPVFVTVDAVLRCQDHVLVIRRAHAPGKGQLAMPGGFIEQRETLWQSCLRELAEETHCDVPDATLRRALRATAVFDHPDRSQRGRTITHAHYFDLGDAPFPAVQADDDAMQVQWIPVADLAAMEEAFFEDHFHMLDHFLNLTGAHGAG; via the coding sequence ATGTACGACACCGCCATCTACATCGGCCGCTTCGAGCCCGTCCACAACGGCCACCTGGCCCTTTTGCAGTGTGCGCTGGACAGCGCCAAAAACGTGATCGTGGTCATGGGCTCGGCCTGGCAGGCCCGATCGCCCAAGAACCCGTTCACCTGGGCCGAGCGCGAAGCCATGCTGCGCAATGCCCTGCCCGAGGCCGACCGGGCCCGGCTGACCGTGCTGCCCGTGCGCGATCACTACAACGAGGCCCTGTGGGTGGCGGCGGTGTTGCGCGCCGTGTCCACGCACGTGCTGCCCGATGCGCGCATCGGCCTGGTCGGCCATTTCAAGGACGCGACCAGCAGCTACCTGGACGCCTTCCCCGGCTGGTCGCTGATCCCCATGGACCGGCAGGGCACCATCGATGCCACCGCCATCCGCGACGCGTACTTCGGCGCGGCGCCGCAGGGCGTGCTGACGGCGCTCGGCCCCCTGGCCGACCAGATGCCGGCCAGCACGCTCGAATTTCTGGACGTGTTCGCCCGGCAGCCGCACTACGCGGCGCTGCAGGAAGAGTGGCGCGTGCTGCGCAGCTACCGCGAATCGTGGGCGCAGGCGCCTTACCCGCCGGTGTTCGTCACGGTGGACGCCGTGCTGCGCTGCCAGGACCACGTGCTCGTCATCCGCCGCGCGCACGCCCCGGGCAAGGGCCAATTGGCCATGCCGGGCGGCTTCATCGAGCAGCGCGAGACGCTGTGGCAGTCGTGCCTGCGCGAACTGGCCGAAGAGACGCACTGCGACGTGCCCGACGCCACCCTGCGCCGCGCACTGCGCGCCACGGCCGTCTTCGACCACCCCGACCGCAGCCAGCGCGGGCGCACCATCACGCACGCCCACTACTTCGACCTGGGCGATGCGCCCTTCCCTGCCGTGCAGGCCGACGACGACGCCATGCAGGTGCAGTGGATACCGGTCGCGGACCTGGCGGCCATGGAAGAGGCCTTCTTCGAGGACCACTTCCACATGCTGGACCACTTCCTGAACCTGACCGGCGCGCACGGTGCCGGCTAG
- the pncB gene encoding nicotinate phosphoribosyltransferase: MQPVITSLLDTDLYKFTMWQALLHGHPQTQAEYRFVCRNRPAYPLAELLGEVNAALDALCTLRFSRGELDYLAGLRFIKSDFVDFLRLFQFQRAFIEARAEGGDLHIVARGPQVHVMGFEIFVLAIVNELYFRRFDPAAALDEGRRRLTDKIAHVQALSGEPERTHPFEMFDFGLRRRYSGAWQREVVQAFAQQAPQWFKGTSNVMLARDLNLVPIGTMAHEYLQTYQALGVRLRDFQKAALEDWVQEYRGDLGIALTDTVGMDAFLADFDLYFAKLFDGLRHDSGDPVAWGEKALAHYARLRIDAHTKRLVFSDGLNVDKALSLHRHFSDRVQLGFGIGTQLTNDMGVAPLNIVMKITHANGQPVAKLSDSPGKTLCDDETYLAYLRQVFNVPPP, encoded by the coding sequence ATGCAACCCGTCATCACCAGCCTGCTCGACACCGACCTCTACAAATTCACGATGTGGCAGGCGCTGCTGCACGGCCACCCGCAGACGCAGGCCGAATACCGCTTCGTCTGCCGCAACCGGCCGGCCTATCCGCTGGCCGAGCTGCTCGGCGAAGTGAACGCAGCGCTGGACGCGCTGTGCACGCTGCGGTTTTCCCGGGGCGAGCTGGATTACCTGGCCGGCCTGCGCTTCATCAAAAGCGACTTCGTGGACTTCCTGCGCCTGTTCCAGTTCCAGCGCGCGTTCATCGAGGCACGGGCCGAGGGCGGCGACCTGCACATCGTGGCGCGCGGCCCGCAGGTGCATGTGATGGGTTTCGAGATCTTCGTGCTGGCGATCGTGAACGAGCTGTATTTCCGCCGCTTCGATCCGGCCGCGGCGCTGGACGAGGGACGCCGCCGGCTGACGGACAAGATCGCCCACGTGCAGGCGCTCTCGGGCGAGCCCGAGCGCACGCACCCGTTCGAGATGTTCGACTTCGGGCTGCGCCGGCGCTACAGCGGCGCGTGGCAGCGCGAGGTGGTGCAAGCTTTCGCACAGCAGGCGCCGCAGTGGTTCAAGGGCACCTCCAACGTGATGCTGGCGCGCGACCTGAACCTGGTGCCCATCGGCACCATGGCGCACGAGTATTTGCAGACCTACCAGGCCCTGGGCGTGCGGCTGCGCGACTTTCAAAAGGCCGCGCTGGAGGACTGGGTGCAGGAGTACCGGGGCGACCTCGGGATCGCGCTGACCGACACGGTGGGCATGGACGCATTCCTGGCGGACTTCGACCTGTACTTCGCCAAGCTCTTCGACGGCCTGCGCCACGATTCGGGCGACCCGGTGGCCTGGGGCGAGAAGGCGCTGGCGCACTACGCCCGCCTGCGCATCGACGCGCACACCAAGCGGCTCGTGTTCTCGGACGGGCTGAACGTGGACAAGGCGCTGTCGCTGCACCGCCATTTCAGCGACCGGGTGCAACTGGGCTTCGGCATCGGTACGCAACTGACCAACGACATGGGCGTGGCGCCGCTCAACATCGTGATGAAGATCACCCACGCCAACGGCCAGCCGGTGGCCAAGCTCTCGGACAGCCCGGGCAAGACTCTGTGCGACGACGAAACCTACCTGGCCTACCTGCGGCAGGTGTTCAACGTGCCACCGCCATGA
- a CDS encoding NAD+ synthase: MLRITLAQLNLTVGDIEGNVDRMIAAAQEAAAAQSDLVVFSELSLCGYYPGDLLEEPAFLERLDAGLARLCEASAGLPALHWVVGMPVRTPGPGKRLLNALRVLRAGEVRLSYAKQLLPTYNVFDERRHFEPGPDVAKVLRIGTSQVGFIVCEDGWNDSGADYQTNPFQRMADAAPDLVVSINASPSHIGKRELRHQVFGDAARRHGLPIVYVNQVGGHDQLVYDGASFAVEPEDGVVFESRRFEEDVSTVQLLDNGHFARLDGTDLPPVPREGLPTMAFYRQQIVLGLRDYARRCGFTQAVVGSSGGIDSALTLALAAEALGPENVVGITMPSRFSSSGSVDDSVQLCRNLGVVLHTHPIADLVAGFSAQFEASFGQPLRGLPLENVQARIRGTTLMEYSNAFGHLLLTTGNKSEISVGYCTLYGDTNGGLGLLGDLYKTEVFELSRHVNENAGREIIPQAIIDKPPSAELAPGQKDDDSLPPYPVLDEILKLLIEGEGLSRAEYANAQDFARQLQASADGQALAHRVRMLVARSEYKRRQAPPIVRVRAKAFGTGRQMPIAARYV; this comes from the coding sequence ATGCTCCGCATCACCCTGGCCCAGTTGAACCTCACCGTGGGCGACATCGAAGGCAACGTCGATCGCATGATCGCCGCCGCGCAGGAGGCCGCGGCCGCGCAGTCCGACCTCGTGGTGTTCTCCGAGCTGTCGCTGTGCGGCTACTACCCCGGCGACCTGCTGGAGGAGCCCGCCTTTCTCGAACGCCTGGACGCGGGCCTGGCCCGGCTGTGCGAAGCATCGGCCGGCCTGCCCGCGCTGCACTGGGTGGTCGGTATGCCGGTGCGCACGCCGGGGCCGGGCAAGCGGCTGCTGAACGCGCTGCGGGTGCTGCGGGCGGGCGAGGTGCGGCTGTCGTATGCCAAGCAGCTGCTGCCCACCTACAACGTCTTCGACGAGCGTCGCCATTTCGAGCCCGGCCCGGACGTGGCCAAGGTGCTGCGCATCGGCACCTCGCAGGTGGGGTTCATCGTGTGCGAGGACGGCTGGAACGACAGCGGCGCCGACTACCAGACCAACCCCTTCCAGCGCATGGCCGATGCCGCGCCCGACCTGGTGGTGAGCATCAACGCCAGCCCCAGCCACATCGGCAAGCGAGAGCTGCGCCACCAGGTGTTCGGCGATGCGGCACGGCGTCACGGCCTGCCCATCGTCTACGTGAACCAGGTCGGCGGGCACGACCAGCTGGTCTATGACGGCGCCTCCTTCGCGGTCGAGCCCGAGGACGGCGTGGTCTTCGAATCGCGCCGCTTCGAGGAGGACGTGTCCACCGTGCAGTTGCTGGACAACGGCCACTTCGCCCGGCTGGACGGCACCGACCTGCCGCCCGTGCCCCGCGAGGGCCTGCCCACCATGGCGTTCTACCGCCAGCAGATCGTGCTGGGCCTGAGGGACTACGCACGCCGCTGCGGGTTCACGCAGGCGGTGGTGGGCAGCTCGGGCGGCATCGACAGCGCACTCACGCTGGCGCTGGCGGCCGAAGCGCTGGGGCCGGAGAACGTGGTGGGCATCACCATGCCCTCGCGGTTTTCGTCCAGCGGCTCGGTGGACGATTCGGTGCAGCTGTGCCGCAACCTGGGCGTGGTGCTGCACACCCACCCCATCGCGGACCTGGTGGCGGGCTTTTCCGCGCAGTTCGAGGCCAGCTTCGGGCAGCCGCTGCGCGGCCTGCCGCTGGAGAACGTGCAGGCCCGCATCCGCGGCACGACGCTGATGGAGTATTCCAACGCCTTCGGGCACCTGCTGCTCACCACCGGCAACAAGTCGGAAATCTCGGTGGGCTACTGCACGCTGTACGGCGACACCAACGGCGGCCTGGGCCTGCTGGGCGACCTGTACAAGACCGAGGTGTTCGAGCTGTCGCGCCACGTGAACGAGAACGCGGGGCGCGAGATCATTCCCCAGGCCATCATCGACAAGCCGCCCTCGGCCGAACTCGCGCCCGGCCAGAAGGACGACGACAGCCTGCCGCCCTACCCCGTGCTGGACGAGATCCTCAAGCTGCTCATCGAAGGTGAGGGCCTGTCGCGCGCCGAGTACGCCAACGCACAGGACTTCGCGCGCCAGTTGCAGGCCAGCGCGGACGGCCAGGCCCTGGCGCACCGCGTGCGCATGCTGGTGGCGCGCAGCGAATACAAGCGGCGCCAGGCCCCGCCCATCGTGCGCGTGAGGGCCAAGGCCTTCGGCACCGGGCGGCAGATGCCGATCGCCGCGCGGTATGTGTGA
- a CDS encoding DUF1328 family protein has translation MLKYAIVFAIISLIAGALGFTGVAAGAAGIAKILFFIFLVIAVVFVVLAVLGIGAARKALK, from the coding sequence ATGCTGAAGTACGCCATCGTTTTCGCCATCATTTCCCTCATCGCCGGCGCGCTGGGGTTCACCGGGGTCGCCGCGGGCGCTGCCGGCATCGCGAAGATCCTGTTCTTCATCTTCCTGGTGATCGCCGTGGTGTTCGTCGTGCTGGCCGTGCTGGGCATCGGCGCGGCGCGCAAGGCCCTCAAGTAA
- a CDS encoding hemerythrin domain-containing protein: MNIFEALRESHERQRDMVRQVEATSGDTPERHERFIELKRELAAHELAEDRHFYRPLMEHDAGIDLSRHAIAEHHALDELVEDLEAADPGSSAWLAVAKKLGEKVRHHLEEEEHRFFQMAGKLLTEKQKTELAQQYLQTYDEAKAVAA; encoded by the coding sequence ATGAACATCTTCGAAGCCCTGCGCGAAAGCCACGAGCGGCAGCGCGACATGGTCCGCCAGGTGGAGGCCACCAGCGGAGACACCCCGGAACGGCACGAGCGGTTCATCGAGCTCAAGCGCGAACTGGCGGCCCATGAACTGGCGGAAGACCGCCACTTCTACCGACCGCTCATGGAGCACGATGCCGGCATCGACCTGTCGCGCCACGCCATCGCGGAGCACCATGCCCTGGACGAACTGGTCGAAGACCTGGAGGCGGCCGACCCCGGCAGCTCCGCCTGGCTGGCAGTGGCCAAAAAGCTGGGCGAGAAGGTGCGGCACCATCTGGAGGAAGAGGAACACCGGTTCTTCCAGATGGCCGGCAAGCTGCTGACCGAAAAGCAGAAGACCGAGTTGGCGCAGCAGTACTTGCAAACCTACGACGAAGCCAAGGCGGTCGCCGCCTGA
- a CDS encoding NUDIX hydrolase — MSSAVSPAVICTVDTVLLTLQDGTLHVLLVRRDKAPYAGAWALPGGYIHAQDDVDAQASAARVLREKAGLQSPYLEQLATFSGLARDPRGWSLAVAYCALVPGEALQGIPPRQGVKLVPVDALPPLPFDHRAMVDAALARVRSKSLYSSLPVHLCGDAFTLPQLQAVYEAVLGEPLNKVSFRRKMDELDMLEPVPGLVQGGAHRPAQMYRLRPAFRKALALSSRAL; from the coding sequence ATGTCTTCTGCCGTTTCGCCCGCCGTCATCTGCACCGTGGATACCGTGCTGCTCACGCTGCAGGACGGCACCCTGCACGTGCTGCTCGTGCGCCGTGACAAGGCCCCCTATGCCGGCGCGTGGGCTTTGCCGGGGGGCTACATCCACGCGCAGGACGATGTCGATGCCCAGGCCAGCGCCGCGCGCGTGCTGCGCGAGAAGGCCGGCCTGCAAAGCCCTTACCTGGAGCAGCTCGCCACGTTCTCGGGCCTGGCGCGCGATCCGCGGGGCTGGTCGCTGGCGGTGGCGTATTGCGCGCTGGTGCCTGGCGAGGCGCTCCAGGGCATCCCGCCCCGGCAGGGCGTGAAGCTGGTGCCGGTCGATGCCTTGCCGCCCCTGCCGTTCGACCACCGCGCCATGGTGGATGCGGCGCTGGCGCGCGTGCGCAGCAAGAGCCTGTATTCCTCGCTGCCCGTGCACCTGTGCGGCGACGCGTTCACCCTGCCGCAGCTGCAGGCGGTGTACGAGGCGGTGCTGGGCGAGCCGCTCAACAAGGTGAGCTTTCGCCGCAAGATGGACGAGCTGGACATGCTCGAACCCGTGCCCGGCCTGGTGCAGGGCGGTGCCCACCGGCCCGCGCAGATGTACCGCCTGCGCCCCGCGTTCCGAAAGGCCCTGGCGCTGTCGTCCCGCGCGCTCTGA
- a CDS encoding IS630 family transposase, translating to MPNATTRTEIALSEVERAELTSMARSRSLPAALSLRARIVLTCEGTDKASTAVAQALGISRSTVTKWRGRYARHRIAGLYDELRPGRPRTVDDERVAELITKTLHTKPADGGTHWSTRTLAADTGISKSTVARYLQTFNLKPHRADSFKLSTDPLFIEKLRDVVGLYLNPPDNALVLCVDEKSQCQALERTQPMLPMGFGYVEGVTHDYVRHGTTTLFAALNVMNGQVIAQCRPRHRHQEFLAFLRAIDKAVPDELDVHCIADNYASHKHPKVRAWLAERPRWHMHFVPTYSSWLNQVERFFSIITTRAIRRGSFTSVKDLINKIDTFIANYNQSCQPFTWTATADSILEKLARLCGRINGTGH from the coding sequence ATGCCCAATGCAACGACCCGAACAGAAATTGCGCTTAGTGAAGTGGAGCGCGCGGAACTGACGTCCATGGCGCGATCACGTTCGCTGCCAGCGGCGTTGTCGCTCAGGGCGCGCATCGTGCTGACTTGCGAAGGCACAGATAAAGCCAGCACCGCGGTTGCGCAGGCTCTGGGGATCAGTCGTAGCACTGTCACCAAGTGGCGCGGGCGCTATGCGCGCCATCGCATTGCAGGGCTTTACGACGAGTTGCGCCCGGGTCGCCCCCGCACGGTAGATGACGAGCGTGTTGCTGAGTTGATTACCAAGACGTTGCACACCAAGCCTGCTGATGGGGGTACCCACTGGAGCACCCGCACGCTGGCCGCCGATACGGGCATCAGCAAGAGCACGGTGGCGCGCTATCTGCAGACCTTCAACCTCAAGCCGCACCGGGCCGACAGCTTCAAGCTGTCGACCGATCCGCTGTTCATCGAGAAGCTGCGCGACGTTGTGGGGCTGTACCTGAACCCACCTGACAACGCGCTGGTGCTGTGCGTGGACGAGAAGAGCCAATGCCAAGCTTTGGAGCGTACGCAGCCGATGCTGCCAATGGGGTTTGGCTATGTCGAAGGTGTCACGCACGACTACGTGCGCCACGGCACCACCACCTTGTTCGCGGCCCTGAACGTGATGAATGGCCAAGTGATCGCGCAGTGCCGGCCCCGGCATCGTCATCAAGAGTTCCTTGCCTTCCTGCGCGCCATCGACAAGGCAGTGCCCGACGAACTGGATGTGCACTGCATAGCTGATAACTACGCCAGCCACAAGCATCCAAAGGTGCGCGCTTGGTTGGCCGAGCGGCCTCGCTGGCACATGCACTTCGTTCCGACCTATTCAAGCTGGCTCAATCAGGTCGAGCGCTTCTTCTCGATCATCACCACGCGGGCAATCCGCCGTGGCTCGTTCACCAGCGTGAAGGATCTGATCAACAAGATCGACACATTCATCGCGAATTACAACCAGTCCTGCCAGCCGTTTACTTGGACAGCTACAGCAGACTCCATCCTCGAAAAACTCGCCAGACTATGCGGGCGAATTAACGGGACAGGACACTAG
- a CDS encoding lysophospholipid acyltransferase family protein: MPTLFRFLSRLPLWLAHALGAAAGWLVFCLSPTYRRRFRENAARAGYSFGQVRAAVGHAGRMAAELPRLWLREQTPCRIENAAAVERAWEAGKGIVFLTPHLGCFELSVQAAAQRWAAERGPITILYRPARQPWLAGVMATARNRPGIRAVPTALTGVRQMIKALRRGEAVGLLPDQVPPQGQGVWSPFFGREAYTMTLAARLAQQTGATVVLARCERLGAGRGYVLHFEELSVPLSEDLDAAVLQINQAMERTIRQSPDQYLWGYARYKQPRAEAHAAGAAA, translated from the coding sequence ATGCCAACCCTTTTCCGTTTCCTTTCGCGGCTTCCGCTCTGGCTCGCCCATGCCCTCGGCGCGGCCGCGGGCTGGCTGGTTTTTTGCCTCTCGCCCACCTACCGGCGGCGCTTTCGCGAGAACGCGGCGCGGGCCGGCTATTCGTTCGGACAGGTGCGTGCGGCCGTGGGCCACGCCGGCCGCATGGCGGCCGAATTGCCCCGCCTGTGGCTTCGCGAGCAGACCCCGTGCCGCATCGAGAACGCTGCCGCGGTGGAGCGGGCCTGGGAAGCGGGCAAGGGCATCGTCTTTCTCACGCCGCACCTGGGCTGCTTCGAGCTGTCGGTGCAGGCCGCGGCCCAGCGCTGGGCCGCCGAGCGCGGACCCATCACCATCCTGTACCGCCCCGCGCGCCAGCCCTGGCTGGCCGGCGTGATGGCCACCGCGCGCAACCGCCCCGGCATCCGCGCGGTGCCCACGGCGCTGACGGGCGTGCGCCAGATGATCAAGGCGCTGCGCCGCGGCGAGGCCGTGGGCCTGCTGCCCGACCAGGTCCCGCCGCAAGGCCAGGGCGTGTGGTCGCCGTTCTTCGGCCGCGAGGCCTACACCATGACCCTGGCCGCGCGGCTGGCGCAGCAGACGGGCGCCACCGTGGTGCTGGCGCGCTGCGAGCGGCTGGGCGCCGGCCGCGGCTATGTCTTGCATTTCGAGGAGTTGTCCGTGCCCCTGTCCGAAGACCTTGACGCGGCCGTGCTGCAGATCAACCAGGCGATGGAGCGCACCATCCGTCAGAGCCCCGACCAGTACCTGTGGGGCTATGCCCGCTACAAGCAGCCGCGGGCCGAAGCGCACGCCGCGGGGGCCGCGGCATGA